The following coding sequences are from one Brienomyrus brachyistius isolate T26 chromosome 15, BBRACH_0.4, whole genome shotgun sequence window:
- the atf6 gene encoding cyclic AMP-dependent transcription factor ATF-6 alpha isoform X1 encodes MAADSLLHFHDQLNQPDGIGPCSGENICIDQDEELDNLFHELDDILDADDLLHSLETFNYDGDIEELDFDTDFRFWGCNPLYMKSNSCSTDAGMAMGSLASCAWPSPVSTPSPAGSPSPHSLHGESQVPPSQMLPVSIPSESSSCSGVIQEEMQQRQTERPTRVRSAQLSKPPVPLAPKVALPLETVISDIPVPQTTAPLQPKIVMIHTLQATPVTTLPPVATQPAHLTGHAVMLSQPAQVVQMCPQVMSAPPMDHMPAHVVTALATICDPVGLPGGRAFQTETPPLMTSSLRNPGTREDASHVSATRQQRLIRNRESASLSRKKKKEYLVGLEARLQVALFENEKLKTVNGTLRKQLEGLLNENTSLKSSSPKHRNLCLLVVLLFLALSVGPVSLRQGEHISELSASATPTHTGRHLLGFSVPETSDPLRDHRPDSSAYSMSDEKALMMVKRYPTMPCQPAVNRTKFLQISHELRGWVSRHEEERIRWMERKIDGRQFSMKSAEKTSDKTSGDAILSISSPDLSEKNSSKELQVNYGPYERYRDLFEKTRRHNDTFYVISFHREYLLLPATHHNKGTRPKMSVVLPAMNDSMIKDNGHEVMMQIDCEVTDTRILHMKTSSVPLFLRVNQTGSTYRSDPANGQVAPAVGVLMPSTSPTL; translated from the exons ATGGCGGCAGATtcactgttacatttccatgatCAGTTAAATCAACCTGATGGGATAGGACCTTGTTCTGGGGAGAATATTTGCATCGATCAAGATGAAGAGCTTG ATAACCTCTTCCATGAGCTGGACGATATATTGGATGCCGATGACCTGCTTCATTCCCTGGAGACTTTTAACTAT GATGGCGACATTGAGGAACTGGACTTTGATACTGATTTTCGTTTCTGGGGCTGTAACCCTCTTTATATGAAGAGCAACAGCTGTAGCACAG ATGCAGGAATGGCCATGGGCTCCCTAGCCTCATGTGCCTGGCCAAGCCCCGTCTCTACCCCCAGCCCAGCGGGGTCTCCGTCTCCCCACAGCCTGCAT GGCGAGAGCCAGGTCCCTCCGTCCCAGATGCTCCCTGTGTCCATTCCTTCGGAGTCGAGTAGCTGCTCCGGCGTCATTCAGGAGGAGATGCAGCAGAGGCAAACCGAGCGGCCTACCAGAG TCAGATCGGCACAACTTTCAAAGCCTCCTGTGCCATTGGCCCCGAAGGTGGCCCTGCCACTTGAGACTGTCATCAGCGATATCCCAGTTCCCCAAACCACTGCTCCTCTCCAGCCCAAGATCGTTATGATTCATACACTGCAGGCGACGCCCGTGACCACACTGCCACCAGTGGCAACACAGCCGGCACACCTTACTG GACATGCGGTGATGCTATCGCAGCCGGCCCAGGTGGTCCAGATGTGTCCTCAGGTGATGTCAGCCCCGCCCATGGATCACATGCCGGCCCACGTGGTGACTGCACTGGCGACAATCTGTGACCCAGTGGGCCTCCCGGGGGGGCGGGCCTTCCAGACAGAGACTCCGCCCCTTATGACATCATCCTTGCGGAATCCGGGAACCAGAGAGGATGCAAGTCATGTTTCT GCAACAAGGCAGCAGCGATTGATACGAAACCGCGAATCTGCATCTCTGTCTCGAAAGAAGAAGAAGGAGTATCTGGTGGGGCTGGAGGCCAGGCTCCAGGTGGCGCTGTTTGAGAACGAGAAGCTGAAAACCGTGAATGGGACCCTGAGGAAGCAGCTCGAGGGTCTTTTGAATGAG AATACCAGTCTGAAGTCAAGTTCCCCCAAACACCGAAATCTTTGTCTCTTGGTGGTCCTGCTGTTTCTTGCGCTGAGCGTCGGTCCAGTGAG CCTGCGTCAGGGTGAACATATCTCCGAGCTCTCAGCTTCGGCCACTCCCACTCATACTGGTCGGCATCTGTTGGGCTTCTCCGTCCCTGAAACATCTGACCCCCTGAGGGACCATCGCCCTGACAG CTCTGCATACTCCATGTCAGATGAAAAAGCACTGATGATGGTAAAGAGGTATCCCACAATGCCTTGCCAGCCAGCTGTCAACAGAACCAAGTTTCTACA GATATCTCATGAGCTTCGAGGGTGGGTCAGTCGACACGAAGAGGAGAGAATAAGATGGATGGAAAGAAAGATTGATGGAAGGCAATTCAGCATGAAATCGGCTGAG AAAACATCCGATAAGACCAGCGGGGATGCGATTCTCTCCATAAGCTCCCCAGATTTGTCTGAAAA GAACTCCAGTAAAGAGCTCCAGGTAAACTATGGCCCCTATGAAAGGTACAGGGATCTATTTGAGAAGACCCGTCGGCACAACGACACCTTCTACGTTATCTCTTTCCACAGG GAGTACCTGCTTCTCCCAGCTACCCACCACAACAAAGGAACCAGACCAAAGATGTCAGTGGTGCTGCCAGCAATGAATG ATAGCATGATAAAGGACAATGGACATGAGGTGATGATGCAAATTGACTGTGAAGTGACAGACACCAGGATCCTTCACATGAAGACCTCCAGTGTCCCATTGTTCCTGCGTGTCAATCAGACTGGTTCCACCTACCGTTCTGATCCAGCTAATGGTCAGGTTGCCCCCGCTGTGGGGGTCCTTATGCCTTCTACTTCACCAACATTATAG
- the atf6 gene encoding cyclic AMP-dependent transcription factor ATF-6 alpha isoform X2: MAADSLLHFHDQLNQPDGIGPCSGENICIDQDEELDNLFHELDDILDADDLLHSLETFNYDGDIEELDFDTDFRFWGCNPLYMKSNSCSTDAGMAMGSLASCAWPSPVSTPSPAGSPSPHSLHGESQVPPSQMLPVSIPSESSSCSGVIQEEMQQRQTERPTRVRSAQLSKPPVPLAPKVALPLETVISDIPVPQTTAPLQPKIVMIHTLQATPVTTLPPVATQPAHLTGHAVMLSQPAQVVQMCPQVMSAPPMDHMPAHVVTALATICDPVGLPGGRAFQTETPPLMTSSLRNPGTREDATRQQRLIRNRESASLSRKKKKEYLVGLEARLQVALFENEKLKTVNGTLRKQLEGLLNENTSLKSSSPKHRNLCLLVVLLFLALSVGPVSLRQGEHISELSASATPTHTGRHLLGFSVPETSDPLRDHRPDSSAYSMSDEKALMMVKRYPTMPCQPAVNRTKFLQISHELRGWVSRHEEERIRWMERKIDGRQFSMKSAEKTSDKTSGDAILSISSPDLSEKNSSKELQVNYGPYERYRDLFEKTRRHNDTFYVISFHREYLLLPATHHNKGTRPKMSVVLPAMNDSMIKDNGHEVMMQIDCEVTDTRILHMKTSSVPLFLRVNQTGSTYRSDPANGQVAPAVGVLMPSTSPTL, translated from the exons ATGGCGGCAGATtcactgttacatttccatgatCAGTTAAATCAACCTGATGGGATAGGACCTTGTTCTGGGGAGAATATTTGCATCGATCAAGATGAAGAGCTTG ATAACCTCTTCCATGAGCTGGACGATATATTGGATGCCGATGACCTGCTTCATTCCCTGGAGACTTTTAACTAT GATGGCGACATTGAGGAACTGGACTTTGATACTGATTTTCGTTTCTGGGGCTGTAACCCTCTTTATATGAAGAGCAACAGCTGTAGCACAG ATGCAGGAATGGCCATGGGCTCCCTAGCCTCATGTGCCTGGCCAAGCCCCGTCTCTACCCCCAGCCCAGCGGGGTCTCCGTCTCCCCACAGCCTGCAT GGCGAGAGCCAGGTCCCTCCGTCCCAGATGCTCCCTGTGTCCATTCCTTCGGAGTCGAGTAGCTGCTCCGGCGTCATTCAGGAGGAGATGCAGCAGAGGCAAACCGAGCGGCCTACCAGAG TCAGATCGGCACAACTTTCAAAGCCTCCTGTGCCATTGGCCCCGAAGGTGGCCCTGCCACTTGAGACTGTCATCAGCGATATCCCAGTTCCCCAAACCACTGCTCCTCTCCAGCCCAAGATCGTTATGATTCATACACTGCAGGCGACGCCCGTGACCACACTGCCACCAGTGGCAACACAGCCGGCACACCTTACTG GACATGCGGTGATGCTATCGCAGCCGGCCCAGGTGGTCCAGATGTGTCCTCAGGTGATGTCAGCCCCGCCCATGGATCACATGCCGGCCCACGTGGTGACTGCACTGGCGACAATCTGTGACCCAGTGGGCCTCCCGGGGGGGCGGGCCTTCCAGACAGAGACTCCGCCCCTTATGACATCATCCTTGCGGAATCCGGGAACCAGAGAGGAT GCAACAAGGCAGCAGCGATTGATACGAAACCGCGAATCTGCATCTCTGTCTCGAAAGAAGAAGAAGGAGTATCTGGTGGGGCTGGAGGCCAGGCTCCAGGTGGCGCTGTTTGAGAACGAGAAGCTGAAAACCGTGAATGGGACCCTGAGGAAGCAGCTCGAGGGTCTTTTGAATGAG AATACCAGTCTGAAGTCAAGTTCCCCCAAACACCGAAATCTTTGTCTCTTGGTGGTCCTGCTGTTTCTTGCGCTGAGCGTCGGTCCAGTGAG CCTGCGTCAGGGTGAACATATCTCCGAGCTCTCAGCTTCGGCCACTCCCACTCATACTGGTCGGCATCTGTTGGGCTTCTCCGTCCCTGAAACATCTGACCCCCTGAGGGACCATCGCCCTGACAG CTCTGCATACTCCATGTCAGATGAAAAAGCACTGATGATGGTAAAGAGGTATCCCACAATGCCTTGCCAGCCAGCTGTCAACAGAACCAAGTTTCTACA GATATCTCATGAGCTTCGAGGGTGGGTCAGTCGACACGAAGAGGAGAGAATAAGATGGATGGAAAGAAAGATTGATGGAAGGCAATTCAGCATGAAATCGGCTGAG AAAACATCCGATAAGACCAGCGGGGATGCGATTCTCTCCATAAGCTCCCCAGATTTGTCTGAAAA GAACTCCAGTAAAGAGCTCCAGGTAAACTATGGCCCCTATGAAAGGTACAGGGATCTATTTGAGAAGACCCGTCGGCACAACGACACCTTCTACGTTATCTCTTTCCACAGG GAGTACCTGCTTCTCCCAGCTACCCACCACAACAAAGGAACCAGACCAAAGATGTCAGTGGTGCTGCCAGCAATGAATG ATAGCATGATAAAGGACAATGGACATGAGGTGATGATGCAAATTGACTGTGAAGTGACAGACACCAGGATCCTTCACATGAAGACCTCCAGTGTCCCATTGTTCCTGCGTGTCAATCAGACTGGTTCCACCTACCGTTCTGATCCAGCTAATGGTCAGGTTGCCCCCGCTGTGGGGGTCCTTATGCCTTCTACTTCACCAACATTATAG